Proteins from a single region of Euzebya sp.:
- the dnaE gene encoding DNA polymerase III subunit alpha, which yields MGDFAHLHVHTEYSMLDGASRVGEMMDAVERMGMPAVAMTDHGVMFGAIDFHREAAKRGINPIIGCELYLAPGSRRNTTDMTVEGKRYYHLTVLAENQVGYRNLMKLTSRAYTEGYWYKPRVDRDLLAEHAEGLIVLSGCLGGEVNQKLLAGNDVDARDTVGWYREVFGDRYFIELQDHDIPEQHRTNGRLIGLGRDLDVPLVVTNDSHYTDQADYDAHDALLCVQTGALKTDVDRFKFHNDQFWVKPAEQMQALFPDHPETWKNTLLIAERCNVEFDFDTMHLPKFPTPEGHDEKSYLREKVRVGAVRRYGEEDRATGYDGLRDEVRDRIEYELGVIEQMGFSAYFLIVADLIEHAREVGIRVGPGRGSAAGCAVSYCTGITDLDPIAHGLLFERFLNPERISMPDIDMDFDERRRGEMIRYTAETYGQDHVAQIVTFQTIKAKQAIKDATRVLGLPYSFGDKLCKMFPPAVQGKEAPLDQALEQSGELKEARDTNPDARKVIELAAGLEGLRRQHSIHAAGVVIADEPITDIVPTLQVEGDGEVVTQYDGRQVEDLGLLKMDFLGLRNLTIISDALDHIEMTTGETVDIDHLPLDDAEAYALISRGETDGVFQLESAGYKSLCKLMKPDRFEDITALGALYRPGPMSANLHVEYANRKNGLAPVTYIHEDVTEILEESYGLLIYQEQVQKIAQKIAGFSLGQADMIRKAIGKKLKDKMDALKEQFIDGTVDQGYDKKLGVDLWAQIEGFASYAFNKSHSAAYGMVTYQTAWLKAHYPVEYMAALLTSVKNNKDKLPAALHSCRVMGIEVLVPDINDSLSDFAPVVTPEGDRPRQIRFGLSAVRNVGEGVVAEIIAARRSRGAFTDFHDFVDKVPMSVLNKRTIESLVKAGAFESLGHTRRGLQVAVEPIVDNAIAIKRKEEEGQYDLFGGLGGGDDDGAADTRIDIPDLEYDRKEKLTAEREMLGLYVSDHPLMGLERALADLASAPMPQVQVMKGGADVTIAGLLTGVTKKFTKKGESYVVGTIEDLQGGIEVMFFPSCYGRYADLLVEDEILVVQGRIDDGRDSVQVIADRVSRPDLSEATGAPLLVNLHPRQCAPELIVRLREVLTEHQGTVPVRLRVANGHGRATELAVPDALSIKRTQGLFAELKMLLGVEAVG from the coding sequence ATGGGCGACTTCGCGCACCTCCACGTCCACACCGAGTACTCGATGCTGGACGGCGCGAGCCGCGTCGGCGAGATGATGGACGCGGTCGAGCGGATGGGCATGCCCGCCGTCGCGATGACCGACCACGGGGTCATGTTCGGGGCCATCGACTTCCACCGCGAGGCGGCCAAGCGGGGGATCAACCCGATCATCGGCTGCGAGCTCTACCTCGCGCCCGGCAGCCGCCGGAACACCACCGACATGACCGTGGAGGGGAAGCGGTACTACCACCTGACGGTCCTGGCGGAGAACCAGGTCGGCTACCGCAACCTGATGAAGCTGACCTCCCGGGCCTACACCGAGGGGTACTGGTACAAGCCGCGTGTCGACCGCGACCTGCTGGCGGAGCACGCCGAGGGGCTGATCGTGCTGTCCGGGTGCCTGGGCGGCGAGGTCAACCAGAAGCTCCTCGCCGGCAACGACGTCGATGCCCGCGACACGGTGGGCTGGTACCGGGAGGTCTTCGGCGACCGGTACTTCATCGAGCTGCAGGACCACGACATCCCCGAGCAGCACCGGACCAACGGCCGGCTGATCGGCCTCGGCCGGGACCTCGACGTCCCCCTCGTCGTCACCAACGACTCCCACTACACCGACCAGGCGGACTACGACGCCCACGACGCGCTGCTGTGCGTGCAGACCGGCGCGCTCAAGACCGACGTGGACCGGTTCAAGTTCCACAACGACCAGTTCTGGGTGAAGCCGGCCGAGCAGATGCAGGCCCTGTTCCCCGACCACCCCGAGACCTGGAAGAACACCCTCCTCATCGCCGAGCGGTGCAACGTCGAGTTCGACTTCGACACCATGCACCTCCCGAAGTTCCCCACGCCCGAGGGGCACGACGAGAAGTCCTACCTCCGTGAGAAGGTGCGCGTCGGGGCGGTCCGCCGGTACGGCGAGGAGGACCGCGCGACCGGCTACGACGGGCTGCGCGACGAGGTCCGGGACCGCATCGAGTACGAGCTCGGCGTCATCGAGCAGATGGGCTTCAGCGCCTACTTCCTGATCGTCGCGGACCTGATCGAGCACGCCCGCGAGGTCGGGATCCGCGTCGGCCCGGGTCGCGGGTCGGCCGCCGGCTGCGCGGTCAGCTACTGCACCGGCATCACCGACCTCGACCCCATCGCCCACGGCCTGCTGTTCGAGCGGTTCCTCAACCCCGAGCGCATCTCGATGCCCGACATCGACATGGACTTCGACGAGCGCCGCCGCGGGGAGATGATCCGCTACACCGCGGAGACGTACGGCCAGGACCACGTCGCCCAGATCGTGACGTTCCAGACGATCAAGGCGAAGCAGGCGATCAAGGACGCCACCCGGGTGCTCGGCCTGCCGTACTCCTTCGGCGACAAGCTCTGCAAGATGTTCCCGCCGGCGGTGCAGGGCAAGGAGGCGCCTCTCGACCAGGCCCTCGAGCAGTCCGGGGAGCTGAAGGAGGCCCGCGACACCAACCCCGACGCCCGCAAGGTGATCGAGCTCGCCGCCGGGCTGGAGGGGCTGCGCCGCCAGCACTCGATCCACGCCGCCGGCGTGGTCATCGCCGACGAGCCGATCACCGACATCGTGCCCACCTTGCAGGTGGAGGGGGACGGCGAGGTCGTCACCCAGTACGACGGGCGGCAGGTCGAGGATCTCGGTCTGCTCAAGATGGACTTCCTGGGCCTGCGGAACCTGACGATCATCTCCGACGCGCTCGACCACATCGAGATGACGACCGGTGAGACCGTCGACATCGACCACCTGCCCCTCGACGACGCCGAGGCGTACGCGCTGATCAGCCGGGGCGAGACCGACGGGGTCTTCCAGCTCGAGTCCGCCGGCTACAAGTCGCTCTGCAAGCTGATGAAGCCCGACCGCTTCGAGGACATCACCGCCCTGGGCGCGCTGTACCGGCCCGGGCCGATGTCGGCGAACCTGCACGTCGAGTACGCCAACCGCAAGAACGGCCTGGCGCCGGTCACGTACATCCACGAGGACGTCACCGAGATCCTCGAGGAGTCCTACGGCCTGCTGATCTACCAGGAGCAGGTCCAGAAGATCGCCCAGAAGATCGCCGGGTTCTCCCTCGGCCAGGCCGACATGATCCGGAAGGCGATCGGCAAGAAGCTCAAGGACAAGATGGACGCGCTCAAGGAGCAGTTCATCGACGGGACGGTCGACCAGGGCTACGACAAGAAGCTCGGCGTCGACCTGTGGGCCCAGATCGAGGGCTTCGCCAGCTACGCGTTCAACAAGTCCCACTCCGCCGCCTACGGGATGGTGACCTACCAGACCGCGTGGCTGAAGGCGCACTACCCGGTCGAGTACATGGCCGCGCTGCTGACCAGCGTCAAGAACAACAAGGACAAGCTGCCCGCCGCCCTCCACAGCTGCCGGGTCATGGGCATCGAGGTGCTCGTCCCCGACATCAACGACTCGCTCAGCGACTTCGCGCCGGTCGTCACCCCGGAGGGCGACCGGCCCCGTCAGATCCGCTTCGGCCTGTCGGCGGTCCGCAACGTCGGCGAGGGCGTGGTGGCCGAGATCATCGCCGCGCGACGGTCGAGGGGGGCGTTCACGGACTTCCACGACTTCGTCGACAAGGTCCCGATGAGCGTGCTGAACAAGCGCACCATCGAGTCGCTCGTGAAGGCCGGCGCGTTCGAGTCCCTCGGCCACACCCGCCGCGGCCTGCAGGTCGCGGTCGAGCCGATCGTCGACAACGCGATCGCGATCAAGCGGAAGGAGGAGGAGGGGCAGTACGACCTCTTCGGCGGGTTGGGCGGCGGCGACGACGACGGCGCGGCGGACACCCGCATCGACATCCCCGACCTCGAGTACGACCGCAAGGAGAAGCTGACCGCAGAGCGGGAGATGCTCGGCCTGTACGTCTCCGACCACCCGCTGATGGGCCTCGAGCGCGCCCTCGCGGACCTCGCCAGCGCGCCGATGCCCCAGGTGCAGGTCATGAAGGGCGGGGCCGACGTGACGATCGCCGGCCTGCTGACGGGCGTGACGAAGAAGTTCACCAAGAAGGGCGAGTCCTACGTCGTCGGGACGATCGAGGACCTGCAGGGCGGCATCGAGGTGATGTTCTTCCCGTCCTGCTACGGGCGGTACGCCGACCTGCTCGTCGAGGACGAGATCCTGGTAGTCCAGGGCCGGATCGACGACGGGCGCGACTCCGTCCAGGTGATCGCCGACCGCGTCAGCCGCCCGGACCTCAGCGAGGCGACCGGCGCGCCGCTGCTCGTCAACCTCCACCCCCGGCAGTGCGCGCCGGAGCTGATCGTCCGGCTGCGGGAGGTCCTCACCGAGCACCAGGGCACGGTGCCCGTCCGGTTGCGCGTCGCCAACGGCCACGGGCGGGCGACCGAGCTGGCCGTCCCCGACGCCCTGTCGATCAAGCGGACCCAGGGCCTGTTCGCCGAGCTGAAGATGCTCCTGGGCGTCGAGGCCGTCGGCTAG
- a CDS encoding cell wall-binding repeat-containing protein, protein MSRRHAVPAVLAALLVLSTGLSAAPAGAAVVDPPIPSLTTVPEAPDHASERFGDPWDFGQATDVHTWTGAVMHASRFEVAGGQLIWGAAQPSHYWQIWPGYPGGLRLGREGAVHPVDPTRHSRVSLHLYTPIHIGGAVSFLTCVDLDDPTPGCKTQSTFIADEGWQVLTVPVPTDRPVYGMHIDLPTQTPAEFRLDWVRLHGTTTPIAVTLPRGLPADAELVVADAAGPADVDRPGRWSLGRTTELPAVGAGVQVDPSAWPPGTYRLGLAGAGLLSGMSAPITVSPAPQVQILDPDITGGEDFATAVRGNPWDFSDAADIEEVGNASWELRDGALHAVNAPGGPTGQLDPYVILSHPPLTTDRYHRFTITTRYEGAFDLRDAPGGGAHGRIGWMQADEPVRWQQTAELVHYPGHDTMTVVMGTQDRRAVMEHDLAQPGFGTSLPITRLRYDPNEDRGARRWSIDHIALRADDETRDGRFTVRLRDAAAVPGTTVSLFADVDAAGFDGVPLALDVPVGPDGAVDVPIDTRGLTIRTAWIHVEATTPAGARQRVYATGPLQVIPAGPPPAADVDRVFGAERTETAAELAELTHPDGAGTVVVAAAHAFPDALSAAPLAAALDAPVLLTATAQLSPATAAAIDRLSPSEVVVLGGTAAVSDAVVDVLRGGGRQVERIGGVSRYATAAAVAEALDAVVPGPARPPVVVDAGSYADALAVAPWAADEGRPLLLSDAGGFTEEVADLVADTIAGLLQLGGDPDPVTIAGRLASAPVAGVVGAADLLSAPSPAELALAATARREIRDRVLIASADDFPDALAAGAAAASLDAALVLTGRSAPHPATRTWLAAADLDPLFVGGPAAISDAAAVATIP, encoded by the coding sequence ATGTCCCGTCGCCACGCAGTCCCCGCCGTCCTCGCCGCGCTCCTCGTCCTGTCGACCGGTCTGTCGGCCGCACCCGCGGGGGCGGCGGTCGTCGACCCGCCGATCCCGAGCCTGACGACCGTCCCCGAGGCGCCGGACCACGCCAGCGAGCGCTTCGGCGACCCGTGGGACTTCGGGCAGGCCACCGACGTGCACACCTGGACCGGGGCGGTCATGCACGCCTCCCGCTTCGAGGTGGCCGGCGGGCAGCTGATCTGGGGCGCCGCCCAGCCGAGCCACTACTGGCAGATCTGGCCGGGCTACCCGGGCGGGTTGCGCCTGGGCCGTGAGGGCGCGGTGCACCCCGTCGACCCGACGCGCCACTCCCGGGTGAGCCTGCACCTGTACACCCCGATCCACATCGGCGGGGCGGTGTCGTTCCTCACCTGCGTCGACCTCGACGACCCGACGCCCGGCTGCAAGACCCAGTCGACGTTCATCGCCGACGAGGGCTGGCAGGTGCTGACCGTCCCGGTGCCGACCGACCGTCCCGTCTACGGCATGCACATCGACCTGCCGACCCAGACGCCTGCGGAGTTCCGCCTCGACTGGGTGCGCCTGCACGGCACGACCACCCCGATCGCGGTCACCCTCCCCCGCGGGCTGCCCGCGGACGCCGAGCTGGTCGTCGCCGACGCCGCCGGCCCCGCCGACGTGGACCGACCGGGGCGCTGGTCGCTCGGCCGCACCACCGAGCTGCCGGCCGTCGGCGCGGGCGTCCAGGTCGACCCGTCGGCCTGGCCACCGGGCACCTACCGACTGGGCCTCGCGGGCGCGGGCCTGCTGAGCGGCATGTCCGCCCCGATCACGGTGAGCCCCGCCCCGCAGGTGCAGATCCTCGACCCCGACATCACCGGCGGGGAGGACTTCGCCACCGCGGTGCGCGGCAACCCGTGGGACTTCTCCGACGCGGCGGACATCGAGGAGGTCGGGAACGCGAGCTGGGAGCTGCGGGACGGTGCGCTGCACGCCGTCAACGCGCCCGGCGGCCCGACCGGCCAGCTGGACCCGTACGTCATCCTGTCCCACCCCCCGCTCACGACCGACCGCTACCACCGGTTCACGATCACCACCCGCTACGAGGGCGCCTTCGACCTGCGCGACGCACCCGGCGGCGGGGCGCACGGCCGGATCGGCTGGATGCAGGCCGACGAACCGGTCCGCTGGCAGCAGACCGCCGAGCTGGTGCACTACCCCGGTCACGACACGATGACGGTCGTGATGGGCACCCAGGACCGGCGCGCGGTGATGGAGCACGACCTCGCCCAGCCCGGCTTCGGCACGTCCCTGCCGATCACCCGGCTGCGCTACGACCCGAACGAGGACCGGGGCGCACGGCGCTGGAGCATCGACCACATCGCGCTGCGCGCGGACGACGAGACCCGCGACGGACGGTTCACCGTCAGGCTGCGCGACGCCGCCGCCGTGCCCGGCACGACCGTGTCGCTGTTCGCCGACGTCGACGCCGCCGGCTTCGACGGCGTCCCGCTGGCCCTCGACGTGCCGGTCGGGCCCGACGGCGCCGTGGACGTGCCGATCGACACGCGCGGGCTGACGATCCGCACCGCCTGGATCCACGTCGAGGCGACGACGCCCGCCGGTGCCCGCCAGCGCGTGTACGCCACCGGGCCGTTGCAGGTCATCCCGGCGGGTCCGCCGCCGGCCGCCGACGTGGACCGGGTGTTCGGTGCCGAGCGGACCGAGACCGCCGCCGAGCTCGCCGAGCTGACCCACCCCGACGGCGCCGGCACCGTCGTCGTGGCCGCGGCCCACGCCTTCCCCGACGCCCTGTCCGCCGCACCGCTGGCCGCGGCGCTCGACGCGCCCGTCCTGCTGACCGCCACCGCGCAGCTGTCCCCCGCGACGGCGGCGGCGATCGACCGCCTCTCCCCCTCCGAGGTCGTGGTGCTCGGTGGCACCGCCGCGGTGTCCGACGCGGTCGTCGACGTCCTGCGCGGCGGTGGCCGCCAGGTCGAGCGCATCGGCGGGGTCAGCCGGTACGCGACCGCCGCAGCGGTCGCCGAGGCGCTGGACGCGGTGGTCCCCGGCCCGGCACGGCCGCCGGTCGTCGTGGACGCCGGCTCCTACGCCGACGCCCTCGCCGTCGCCCCCTGGGCCGCCGACGAGGGCCGTCCGCTGCTGCTGAGCGACGCCGGCGGGTTCACCGAGGAGGTCGCCGACCTGGTGGCCGACACGATCGCCGGCCTGCTCCAGCTCGGCGGGGACCCGGACCCGGTGACGATCGCGGGCCGCCTGGCCTCGGCGCCCGTCGCCGGCGTGGTGGGTGCCGCGGATCTGCTGTCGGCGCCGTCCCCGGCGGAGCTGGCGCTGGCGGCGACCGCCCGGCGGGAGATCCGCGATCGGGTGCTCATCGCCTCGGCCGACGACTTCCCCGACGCCCTCGCGGCCGGGGCGGCCGCCGCGTCGCTCGACGCCGCGCTGGTGCTCACGGGCCGGTCGGCTCCGCACCCGGCGACGCGCACGTGGCTGGCCGCCGCGGACCTCGATCCGCTGTTCGTGGGTGGCCCGGCCGCGATCTCCGACGCCGCGGCCGTGGCCACCATCCCGTAG
- a CDS encoding ATP-binding protein, with translation MGSDEEPEIEALARQVEGLQADLADATRQLERFAYVASHDLKEPLRAVTGFARLLEQRHADSLDDSGRMYLGYVLDGAARLGAMIDALLDYSRAARHEVEPGPVDLEDLTRQVVAQLVDGGRGVDAHIELGDLPVVTTDEVLLRAVLRHLLDNALLYTAAGEPASVSVTASTPTAGEGPWTIEVRDRGIGIAPEDQDRAFDLFTRLQSREDYPGNGIGLGLVTTAVQRLGGRVELESTPGEGTVVRVHLPATP, from the coding sequence GTGGGCAGCGACGAGGAGCCGGAGATCGAGGCGCTGGCCCGACAGGTCGAGGGCCTGCAGGCGGACCTGGCCGACGCCACCCGCCAGCTCGAGCGGTTCGCGTACGTGGCCTCCCACGACCTGAAGGAGCCGCTGCGGGCGGTCACGGGCTTCGCCCGCCTGCTCGAGCAGCGGCACGCCGACAGCCTGGACGACTCCGGTCGTATGTACCTCGGCTACGTCCTCGACGGCGCCGCGCGGCTCGGGGCGATGATCGACGCCCTGCTCGACTACAGCCGTGCGGCCCGCCACGAGGTCGAGCCGGGCCCCGTCGACCTCGAGGACCTCACCCGGCAGGTGGTCGCGCAGCTCGTCGACGGCGGCCGCGGCGTCGACGCGCACATCGAGCTCGGTGACCTGCCGGTCGTCACCACCGACGAGGTCCTCCTCCGCGCGGTCCTGCGCCACCTGCTCGACAACGCGCTGCTGTACACCGCGGCCGGGGAGCCCGCGTCGGTGTCGGTGACGGCCAGCACCCCCACCGCGGGCGAGGGCCCGTGGACGATCGAGGTGCGCGACCGGGGCATCGGGATCGCCCCGGAGGACCAGGACCGCGCCTTCGACCTGTTCACGCGGCTGCAGTCCCGCGAGGACTACCCCGGCAACGGCATCGGCCTCGGCCTGGTCACCACCGCGGTGCAGCGCCTCGGCGGACGCGTCGAGCTCGAGTCCACCCCGGGTGAGGGCACCGTCGTCCGGGTGCACCTCCCGGCCACCCCCTGA
- a CDS encoding DNA-3-methyladenine glycosylase I, which translates to MAVADGLVVGDDGLARCWWPGGDPGYIAYHDTEWGRPVHDDVRLYEKLCLEGFQSGLSWLTILRKREAFRSAFAGFDPTVVAGFGDADVDRLLGDAGIIRHRGKITAAIANAGVVLDLAEAHGSFASFVWGFAPDGPRSRPATPADVPATTPESTALARALKRAGARFVGPTTAYAFMQAMGRVDDHLVGCHVPPVRA; encoded by the coding sequence GTGGCGGTCGCGGACGGACTGGTCGTCGGCGATGACGGCCTCGCCCGCTGCTGGTGGCCCGGCGGGGATCCGGGCTACATCGCCTACCACGACACCGAGTGGGGCCGGCCGGTCCACGACGACGTGCGGCTGTACGAGAAGCTCTGCCTGGAGGGCTTCCAGTCCGGCCTCAGCTGGCTGACGATCCTCCGCAAGCGGGAGGCCTTCCGGTCCGCCTTCGCGGGGTTCGACCCGACGGTCGTGGCGGGCTTCGGCGACGCGGACGTCGACCGCCTGCTGGGCGACGCCGGGATCATCCGCCACCGCGGCAAGATCACCGCGGCGATCGCCAACGCCGGCGTGGTCCTCGACCTCGCGGAGGCGCACGGATCGTTCGCCTCGTTCGTGTGGGGCTTCGCCCCGGACGGTCCTCGATCTCGCCCCGCGACCCCGGCGGACGTGCCGGCGACCACGCCGGAGTCCACAGCCCTGGCCCGCGCCCTCAAGCGCGCCGGCGCCCGGTTCGTCGGCCCGACGACGGCGTACGCCTTCATGCAGGCGATGGGCCGGGTCGACGACCACCTGGTCGGCTGCCACGTGCCACCGGTCCGCGCCTGA
- a CDS encoding LON peptidase substrate-binding domain-containing protein — translation MDLPLFPLHLVLYPGRPLPLHLFEQRYRQMLRDCLDGDGRFGVVAIRAGREVGMDWRVAGDPSGDDGHLHAMIHEVGTITEIKTVAERPDGRFDIITRGAERFRVLEPLHDKPYLHAVVEPIDDPRTPEDDAVAAELRELLVPYLKGLGVPDEFCDRLPADACELSYLACSALQVEVAAQQQLLELPTPAARMAEAARIIRRESGIIKHLGLVGSFRPLGPGGAQLN, via the coding sequence GTGGACCTCCCGCTCTTCCCGCTCCACCTGGTGCTCTACCCGGGTCGTCCGCTCCCCCTGCACCTCTTCGAGCAGCGGTACCGCCAGATGCTGCGGGACTGCCTGGACGGCGACGGCCGCTTCGGCGTGGTCGCCATCCGGGCCGGTCGGGAGGTCGGCATGGACTGGCGGGTGGCGGGCGATCCCTCGGGCGACGACGGGCACCTGCACGCGATGATCCACGAGGTGGGGACCATCACCGAGATCAAGACCGTCGCAGAGCGGCCGGACGGCCGCTTCGACATCATCACGCGCGGCGCCGAGCGCTTCCGCGTGCTCGAACCGCTGCACGACAAGCCGTACCTCCACGCGGTCGTCGAGCCGATCGACGACCCCCGCACCCCCGAGGACGACGCGGTCGCGGCCGAGCTCCGCGAGCTGCTCGTGCCCTACCTGAAGGGTCTCGGCGTGCCGGACGAGTTCTGCGACCGGCTGCCCGCGGACGCCTGCGAGCTGAGCTACCTCGCCTGCAGCGCCCTGCAGGTCGAGGTCGCCGCCCAGCAGCAGCTCCTCGAGCTGCCGACCCCCGCGGCCCGCATGGCCGAGGCGGCGCGGATCATCCGGCGGGAGTCGGGGATCATCAAGCACCTCGGCCTGGTCGGCTCCTTCCGCCCGCTCGGCCCCGGCGGGGCCCAGCTCAACTGA
- the hisD gene encoding histidinol dehydrogenase produces MDTAPLDLRRIDLRGDRTDPSDRLPRPSPDAVADVRDVVAGVLADVRARGDEAVAEHTARFDGWEGTEWAVDEADLKAALDGMDPDLREALETAREQVEWFHTRSRPQDWSGTHHGAEMGVRHAPIRRVGLYVPGGLGAYPSTVLMTTVPARVAGVGEIVLCTPPGRDGRPNPTILGAAHLVGVDRVMRIGGAQAIAAMAFGTAQVPKVDKVVGPGNAFVAEAKLQAAAAGTIGIDAMAGVTEVLLIADDSADPTLVATSLIAQAEHDPLVTSILVTPSLELADAVAPIVAAEVAVAPNRERITAALRGQGAIILVDDLDQAVEVSDAFAPEHLEIQTREPRRLAERVVTAGTVFIGVQTPTALGDYCAGPNHTLPTGGTARFTGGLSTADFMVPINWVEFGADALDRMAPVVRALGQAETLPAHVRSLEARLEARRDGRL; encoded by the coding sequence GTGGACACCGCACCGCTCGACCTGCGTCGCATCGACCTCCGGGGCGACCGGACCGACCCCTCGGACCGGCTGCCCCGCCCGTCCCCGGACGCGGTGGCGGACGTCCGCGACGTGGTCGCCGGCGTCCTCGCCGACGTCCGCGCCCGGGGGGACGAGGCCGTCGCGGAGCACACCGCCCGCTTCGACGGGTGGGAGGGGACGGAGTGGGCCGTCGACGAGGCCGACCTGAAGGCCGCGCTCGACGGGATGGACCCCGATCTGCGCGAGGCCCTCGAGACGGCACGTGAGCAGGTCGAGTGGTTCCACACCCGGTCGAGGCCCCAGGACTGGTCGGGCACCCACCACGGGGCGGAGATGGGCGTCCGCCACGCACCGATCCGTCGCGTCGGGCTGTACGTCCCCGGGGGGCTCGGCGCGTACCCCTCCACCGTGCTGATGACGACCGTCCCGGCGCGGGTGGCCGGGGTGGGTGAGATCGTGCTGTGCACCCCGCCGGGCCGCGACGGCCGGCCGAACCCGACCATCCTCGGCGCCGCGCACCTCGTCGGCGTCGACCGGGTCATGCGCATCGGCGGCGCGCAGGCCATCGCCGCGATGGCGTTCGGGACCGCCCAGGTGCCGAAGGTCGACAAGGTCGTCGGGCCGGGCAACGCCTTCGTCGCCGAGGCCAAGCTGCAGGCGGCGGCCGCCGGGACGATCGGCATCGACGCGATGGCGGGCGTCACCGAGGTGCTGCTGATCGCCGACGACTCCGCCGACCCGACGCTCGTCGCCACGAGCTTGATCGCCCAGGCCGAGCACGATCCCCTGGTCACCTCGATCCTGGTGACGCCGTCGCTGGAGCTGGCCGACGCGGTCGCGCCGATCGTCGCCGCCGAGGTGGCGGTCGCCCCGAACCGCGAGCGCATCACCGCCGCCCTGCGCGGGCAGGGCGCGATCATCCTGGTCGACGACCTGGACCAGGCCGTCGAGGTGTCCGACGCCTTCGCCCCCGAGCACCTCGAGATCCAGACCCGGGAGCCGCGCCGCCTCGCCGAGCGGGTCGTGACCGCCGGCACGGTCTTCATCGGCGTCCAGACCCCCACCGCGCTGGGCGACTACTGCGCCGGCCCGAACCACACGCTGCCCACCGGCGGGACCGCCCGGTTCACCGGTGGGCTGTCCACCGCGGACTTCATGGTCCCGATCAACTGGGTCGAGTTCGGCGCAGACGCCCTCGACCGCATGGCCCCGGTCGTCCGCGCCCTCGGGCAGGCCGAGACGCTGCCGGCCCACGTCCGGTCCCTCGAGGCCCGCCTGGAGGCCCGTCGTGACGGCCGCCTCTGA
- the hisC gene encoding histidinol-phosphate transaminase, whose product MTAASEPAGSTATRPAVRDDLRDVEPYGAPQLDVPVLLNTNETPWSPPPAFHAALAAKIAEGLPLHRYPDRDAVALRTALADREGLAVDRVWAANGSNEVLSQLFATYGGAGRSVLLFQPGYSAHPLLATVTGTGVVTADLDDDLRLTPDVAAAAVAANRPELICVASPNNPTGIPVAPDAVRALHDASEGLVVLDEAYVELSDDPGQGRALLDSLDRLVVVRTFSKAWRMAGLRLGYLLAHDWVVADLLKVRLPYHLDTITQTAGLVALDLADEVTAHIAVLVDERQRLHEALSSLAPVTVWESAGNFLLFRVPDARGVFARLLEAGILVRDFSTKPRLEGCLRVSVGTPEENDRFLTALQECL is encoded by the coding sequence GTGACGGCCGCCTCTGAGCCGGCGGGGTCCACCGCGACCCGCCCGGCGGTCCGCGACGACCTGCGCGACGTCGAGCCCTACGGCGCCCCGCAGCTCGACGTGCCGGTCCTGCTCAACACCAACGAGACGCCCTGGTCGCCGCCGCCGGCCTTCCACGCCGCCCTGGCCGCGAAGATCGCCGAGGGGCTGCCGCTGCACCGCTACCCCGACCGGGACGCCGTCGCGCTGCGGACGGCGCTGGCCGACCGGGAGGGGTTGGCCGTCGACCGGGTGTGGGCGGCGAACGGGTCCAACGAGGTCCTCAGCCAGCTGTTCGCCACCTACGGCGGCGCGGGGCGCTCGGTGCTGCTGTTCCAGCCCGGCTACTCCGCCCACCCGCTGCTCGCGACGGTGACGGGCACCGGCGTGGTCACCGCGGACCTCGACGACGACCTGCGCCTGACCCCGGACGTGGCGGCCGCGGCCGTGGCGGCGAACCGGCCCGAGCTGATCTGCGTGGCCTCGCCGAACAACCCGACGGGGATCCCCGTCGCCCCTGACGCGGTGCGGGCGCTGCACGACGCCTCGGAGGGGCTGGTGGTGCTCGACGAGGCCTACGTCGAGCTGTCCGACGACCCCGGGCAGGGACGTGCGCTGCTCGACTCCCTCGACCGGCTCGTCGTGGTGCGGACCTTCTCGAAGGCCTGGCGCATGGCCGGGTTGCGGCTGGGCTACCTGCTCGCCCACGACTGGGTGGTGGCCGACCTGCTGAAGGTCCGGCTGCCCTACCACCTGGACACGATCACCCAGACCGCCGGGCTGGTCGCCCTCGACCTGGCCGACGAGGTGACCGCCCACATCGCCGTGCTCGTCGACGAGCGCCAGCGGCTGCACGAGGCCCTGTCGTCCCTGGCGCCGGTCACGGTGTGGGAGTCGGCCGGCAACTTCCTGCTGTTCCGCGTGCCCGACGCGCGGGGGGTCTTCGCGCGGTTGCTGGAGGCGGGCATCCTGGTCCGCGACTTCTCGACCAAGCCCCGGCTGGAGGGCTGCCTCCGCGTCAGCGTGGGCACGCCCGAGGAGAACGACCGCTTCCTCACCGCCCTGCAGGAGTGCCTGTGA